The DNA sequence gccaaGAAGTAGATGAAGGGTTTGATGCTGCTGTTGATGCAggtgaagaggaaaagaaaatgggagGGCACAACAATGTAAccaagctgctgcaggaaattgCAGAGGATGAAAAGGAGAGTGAAGAGACCAATGGAGATGATAACGATGTCGAACCCCTTgggttgctgctgctgggagccccaCATGGccttaattaaattaattgttCTGGAAATGACCAGCACAGTTGTGGGTatgacaaggagcagcagcatgaTGACCCACACGGTGATGAGGGCTGCACGGCAGTGCTCCTGCTCGTttgatgggcactgggatgtcAGTGTGGGAATCTCAGTGAAGAGAGCAGAGAAAGCCCAAAACTGGACAATAAAAATGACAGAAGTCAGACCGTCAGAAAGATCACGGCGGCAGCAGAGCTTCCAGAGTTCTTGGATAAAATCCATAAAGATGACAGACATCATGAAGTGCGGCATCCAGTAGCAGGAGAACAAAGAGAGCCTGAAAAGGAAACGCAGGTAGAGCAGGGGCAGGATAAGAGAACAGGACAGGTCCTCCACCAGGAGGATAAGGGCAGAGGGGACtgtgaggagaaggaagagtaAGTCGATGACAGCCAATACATGGATGAGAAAGTTTTCATCCTTCCGGCTGAGGAGGCCGATGACAGCCCCGTTCCCAGCCAGCCCACAGAGGCCGATGAGCAGTGTCACACTGTGGGTGGCCATTGTGGTgacatctgtctcacacagatCATCTCCTTCAGTGGGTGAGGCAGGAGATGGGAACACGGTGGTCACCTCCATGGATGGatgctgggcaggcagtgggatgtggcCCCTGGCTGTGGTCAGAGTGGATGGGCAGTCAGTGCTTGGAGAATCCAGGGATGGACCATgtggctcctcagcagctccctgcagtgggaaggattCAGTGGGGAGGAGTGAGATGTGCAGGGGAGAAGGGTGGTGGAAATTGTGGATTGTGAGAGGGAGGTGGAAGGGTTGGGCTGTTTGGGCACAAAGCAGaggaggggggagctggggagggcgcTGCAATCACCGGGAGAGGGTGTCaggaacagagcagctgctgcaggagaggaaggtgGGGTAGGGAGGAAGGCAAACATTCCACTGACCTGTTCCCTGTGGGGCAGAAGCAGGCAAAGGGCTC is a window from the Zonotrichia albicollis isolate bZonAlb1 chromosome 6, bZonAlb1.hap1, whole genome shotgun sequence genome containing:
- the LOC102073334 gene encoding mas-related G-protein coupled receptor member B4-like — protein: MATHSVTLLIGLCGLAGNGAVIGLLSRKDENFLIHVLAVIDLLFLLLTVPSALILLVEDLSCSLILPLLYLRFLFRLSLFSCYWMPHFMMSVIFMDFIQELWKLCCRRDLSDGLTSVIFIVQFWAFSALFTEIPTLTSQCPSNEQEHCRAALITVWVIMLLLLVIPTTVLVISRTINLIKAMWGSQQQQPKGFDIVIISIGLFTLLFILCNFLQQLGYIVVPSHFLFLFTCINSSIKPFIYFLAGRCWRPCSVESLRLSLQRVFDEAEENTAHRNDPTMDTGV